From Rutidosis leptorrhynchoides isolate AG116_Rl617_1_P2 unplaced genomic scaffold, CSIRO_AGI_Rlap_v1 contig150, whole genome shotgun sequence, the proteins below share one genomic window:
- the LOC139881402 gene encoding uncharacterized protein — protein METRVWGVNIDKVWNGIKYRDWCLVNNNVVSDLKRVWIVFYASQVQLQVLGVGESLRLLWDAMFRIGSDLREPWFVQGHFNMVLRENERQGGQGVDLMAANEFEQCLTDSCLLEMPVRGNFFTWTNYQSVGDRIWSKIDRCVANLEEMDSFPGLYYEVLDSGISDHLPLIVELKMFDGSKKKAFRYYNMWRLHLSYEGLEEGVVSEVTEATQSFFRTGKLVKQFCSTTLTIIPKNASPQSLNDYRPIACCTLQDYSNVITSSLAHVLPSLISPLQSAFVVGRLITNNILMAHELVQNYHKVLLELLCAVKIDIREAYDSMNLDFLEELLSGFCFPYKKEGIVAGRPVSPLLFVLVMEVLYRLLSDTPDRFRFHRECEAMKLNHLCFADDLFLFNMGDDFLVRWMKAQLDGFYGFSGLQVSNAKSSIFFNGGHAGLKRIIVGSCGFREGELSVRYLGVSLISTKLKKEHCFCLAFILSKVVIKLIDAKCRSFLWTRLENSRKSLVAWKSVYRLKREGGLEVIDLVIWNKAAVGK, from the exons ATGGAAACTCGAGTTTGGGGTGTGAATATTGATAAAGTTTGGAATGGGATAAAGTATCGGGACTGGTGTCTGGTAAATAATAAcgtggtttcagatttgaaaagagTATGGATTGTTTTTTATGCTTCTCAAGTTCAGCTTCAGGTTTTAGGTGTGGG AGAGAGTCTAAGATTGCTATGGGATGCAATGTTTCGTATAGGGTCTGATTTGAGAGAACCTTGGTTTGTGCAAGGGCATTTCAACATGGTGTTACGAGAGAATGAGAGGCAGGGAGGACAAGGAGTGGATTTAATGGCagctaatgagtttgaacaatgtTTGACGGATTCATGTTTGTTAGAGATGCCTGTCCGGGGAAATTTCTTTACATGGACTAACTATCAGAGTGTTGGGGACCGGATTTGGAGTAAAATTGATCGATGTGTGGCAAACTTGGAAGAAATGGATAGTTTTCCAGGACTATATTATGAAGTTTTGGACAGTGGTATATCCGATCACTTGCCATTGATTGTGGAGTTGAAGATGTTTGATGGGTCAAAGAAGAAAGCatttcgttattataatatgtggaGATTACATCTGTCATATGAAGGCCTGGAAGAGGGAGTTGT GTCAGAAGTTACAGAGGCGACCCAAAGTTTCTTTCGAACTGGAAAACTAGTGAAGCAATTCTGTTCTACAACGTTAACGATTATTCCAAAAAATGCTTCTCCACAGAGCTTGAATGACTACAGGCCAATAGCTTGTTGTACACTACAAGATTATTCAAATGTAATTACTTCTAGCCTAGCTCATGTGTTGCCTTCGTTAATTAGTCCATTACAGTCGGCTTTTGTGGTTGGAAGATTAATTACGAATAATATATTAATGGCACATGAACTTGTTCAGAATTACCATAAGGTTTTACTAGAACTATTATGTGCAGTCAAGATTGATATACGTGAAGCATATGATTCTATGAACTTGGATTTTTTGGAGGAATTGTTGTCTGGTTTTTGTTTCCCGTACAA AAAAGAAGGGATTGTGGCAGGGAGACCCGTTTCACCTTTGTTATTTGTTCTTGTGATGGAAGTGTTATATAGGCTTTTATCGGATACTCCTGATCGTTTCCGGTTTCATCGAGAGTGTGAGGCTATGAAACTGAATCACTTGTGTTTCGCTGACGATTTGTTTCTATTCAACATGGGAGATGATTTTTTGGTACGTTGGATGAAGGCTCAATTGGATGGCTTCTATGGATTCTCTGGTCTTCAGGTTAGTAACGCGAAAAGTAGTATTTTTTTCAATGGAGGGCATGCTGGGCTTAAGAGGATTATTGTGGGTAGCTGTGGTTTTCGAGAAGGGGAACTGTCTGTGCGTTATCTAGGGGTTTCGTTGATTTCCACTAAGCTAAAGAAGGAGCATTGTTTT TGCCTTGCTTTCATTTTATCAAAAGTTGTGATTAAACTCATTGATGCAAAATGTCGCTCTTTTCTTTGGACGAGATTAGAAAATTCAAGGAAAAGCTTAGTGGCGTGGAAGTCAGTTTATAGGCTAAAGCGAGAAGGAGGACTAGAAGTTATCGACTTGGTCATTTGGAATAAAGCAGCTGTTGGAAAATAG
- the LOC139881403 gene encoding uncharacterized protein, producing MVEISDIVQVVPIASEPDRVIWTANPTGKYTISSAYEALRVKTPTVQWARLVWGKGPSPHHSFICWLAILNRLAVKARIIRWGLCDDNICPCCGLSAETMEHLLFDCSFPSMVWNGVMRYAGVVRPPKPWRWELVWWCRKAGGKSQLAVLRRHIFCATIYYIWKERNDSVFGNQQVNVQRVINNIRESFFCYSSYFTNRNFVRLIDQWTV from the coding sequence ATGGTAGAAATTTCGGACATTGTACAGGTTGTCCCAATTGCAAGTGAGCCTGACAGAGTCATTTGGACAGCCAATCCGACAGGTAAATATACTATATCATCTGCTTATGAAGCACTTCGTGTTAAAACTCCTACTGTACAATGGGCGAGATTAGTGTGGGGGAAAGGGCCTAGTCCCCATCATAGCTTTATCTGTTGGCTGGCCATTCTGAATAGGTTAGCTGTTAAAGCTAGAATAATTCGATGGGGGCTATGTGATGATAATATATGCCCCTGTTGTGGTCTTTCTGCCGAAACAATGGAGCATTTGTTGTTTGACTGCTCTTTTCCGTCTATGGTTTGGAATGGGGTAATGCGATATGCTGGTGTGGTTAGGCCACCAAAACCATGGCGTTGGGAACTGGTTTGGTGGTGTCGGAAGGCAGGAGGTAAATCCCAGCTAGCGGTTTTGAGAAGACACATTTTTTGTGCGACGATATACTACATTTGGAAAGAAAGAAATGATAGTGTGTTTGGTAATCAACAGGTTAATGTTCAAAGGGTGATCAATAACATAAGAGAGTCGTTTTTTTGCTACTCTTCTTATTTTACTAATAGAAATTTTGTTAGATTGATAGATCAATGGACTGTATAG